The proteins below come from a single Gemmatimonadota bacterium genomic window:
- a CDS encoding amidohydrolase/deacetylase family metallohydrolase, giving the protein MADQYDVLITSGTVIDPANGVRGTLDVALKDGVVAAIGRDLGEADSVIDASGCLVTPGLIDLHTHVYKDVSSFGIEADELCPRTGVTTSVDTGTAGWINYRGLERYVMEPSSTRILAYVNLSGVGLPWRRGEMVYEGYVSASECAQTVLNHPKTALGVKVRLYKGVGGDADVRDLLQIALEAANRCEKPLMVHISNADVLLRDLIQPLRPGDIVTHCFHGTQPASIIDNRGKVISEAWDARDRGVIFDIGHGLGSFSYDVGRAAMEDGFPPDTISSDIHSYNIDGPVYDLPTTMSKFLNLGMSLEEVIQRSSIEPAQVIDRENDLGHLGVGAAGDVAVFELEKGKFELTDAMQQVLMGEQRLVCRASVRGGKVWWQR; this is encoded by the coding sequence ATGGCTGATCAATACGATGTGTTGATAACAAGTGGTACAGTGATAGACCCGGCTAATGGCGTGCGAGGTACATTGGATGTGGCGTTGAAGGATGGCGTGGTAGCAGCTATTGGGCGCGATTTGGGTGAGGCCGATTCAGTGATTGATGCAAGCGGATGTCTCGTGACGCCGGGGCTGATCGATTTGCATACCCATGTGTACAAAGATGTGTCGAGTTTTGGCATAGAGGCCGATGAACTGTGTCCGCGCACAGGCGTGACAACGAGCGTTGATACGGGAACGGCGGGATGGATCAATTATCGCGGATTGGAGCGCTATGTGATGGAGCCTTCTTCAACGCGCATTTTGGCCTATGTCAATCTGTCGGGTGTCGGGTTGCCCTGGCGACGCGGCGAGATGGTGTATGAAGGCTATGTATCGGCCAGCGAGTGCGCGCAGACGGTTTTGAATCACCCGAAAACAGCACTGGGCGTTAAGGTGCGTTTGTACAAAGGCGTGGGCGGCGATGCTGATGTGCGCGATTTGTTGCAAATTGCCCTGGAGGCCGCCAATCGGTGCGAAAAGCCCCTGATGGTTCATATCAGCAATGCCGATGTGCTTTTGCGCGATTTAATTCAGCCTCTGCGCCCGGGCGATATTGTGACCCATTGTTTTCACGGTACGCAACCCGCGTCGATTATCGACAACCGGGGAAAGGTGATTTCTGAGGCCTGGGATGCACGCGATCGCGGGGTAATTTTTGACATTGGTCACGGGTTGGGCAGTTTTAGTTACGACGTGGGACGCGCGGCTATGGAAGATGGTTTCCCGCCCGATACCATCAGCAGCGATATCCATTCGTACAATATCGATGGTCCTGTTTACGACTTGCCGACAACGATGTCCAAGTTTTTGAATTTGGGCATGTCGCTCGAGGAAGTGATTCAACGCTCATCCATTGAACCAGCACAGGTGATTGATCGAGAGAATGATCTCGGACATCTGGGGGTTGGTGCTGCGGGCGATGTCGCTGTATTTGAATTGGAAAAGGGGAAATTTGAGTTGACCGATGCAATGCAGCAGGTGTTGATGGGCGAGCAGCGATTGGTTTGTCGCGCGTCTGTTCGAGGGGGGAAGGTCTGGTGGCAGAGGTGA